A region from the Chrysoperla carnea chromosome 4, inChrCarn1.1, whole genome shotgun sequence genome encodes:
- the LOC123298903 gene encoding serum response factor-binding protein 1-like, translating to MVSQKLALNNDIVLMRHLIRQVKVHIFHKLTKNVKNLRNKKGNESLKQKFEKKAERLVEELLALKKFDNDLISKDILLEKRTANIILSDINSTIKDRVLAKVMTFSKVSEKIKEIREKYPESLIIEFVKSNKNRNKKNKKINKSNEKSSKKKEDEGVLNNSKKRKIEIDEEKETLTEKDEEVVSNKSKKKKLKSEEAQEGVKSKKKEKNISNKLNRKEKTNIESDENASGDEIKENDNSETLDPFFLMSNKDEEKEIDEEMISNKSKKKKLTKQGKKEIVKSKKKEGDEKINSKKKKENTETQNERENASNGEIKENNSETLDSFFLMSNEDKEMVSNKSKKEKLVKKGKIEIVKSKKKERDEKINSKQLKKKKENTEIQNERENVSSDEVKENGESEIEESFNTSFNGQHERDDKTISNKSKKKKEKEKKQRDKEDVFKDEIKINKKPKENKQIMEKTVDPFFLMSNGQDEYLSIVQTTPDDSTVKQQNRTYTDNLNRKQRRQLQKNGGKVTKRQFYDKISTNRSSFMNIDTTNNKFSKESSNKPVNVQKHSIIDEVQNLHPSWQAKLVQKPSVVQFQGKKIVFDE from the exons ATGGTTTCGCAGAAACTAGCACTGAACAATGAT attgtTTTAATGAGACACCTTATACGACAAGTTAAAGTacacatttttcataaacttacaaaaaatgtaaaaaatttacgaaataagAAAGGTAATGAAAGTTTAAAgcaaaaattcgaaaagaaaGCAGAAAGATTAGTTGAAGAATTGTTAGCTTTGAAGAAATTCGACAATGATCTCATttctaaagatattttattagaaaagcgTACAGCGAATATTATTCTCAGCGATATTAATTCTACAATCAAAGATCGTGTTTTAGCTAAAGTTATGACATTTAGTAAAGTGTctgaaaaaattaaggaaattcgtgaaaaataTCCTGAATCATTGATTATTGAATTtgtgaaaagtaataaaaatcgtaataaaaaaaataaaaaaatcaataaaagtaatgagaaaagttcgaaaaagaAGGAAGATGAAGGAGTTTTGAATAATTCAAAGAAAAGGAAGATAGAAATAGATGAAGAAAAAGAAACACTAACAGAGAAAGATGAAGAAGTGGTTTCGAATAAATcgaagaaaaagaaattaaaaagtgaGGAAGCTCAGGAAGGTgttaaatcaaagaaaaaagaaaaaaatatttcaaacaaattaaatagaaaagaaaaaacgaaTATAGAAAGTGATGAAAATGCCTCTGGcgatgaaataaaagaaaatgataacTCGGAAACTTTAGATCCATTCTTTTTAATGTCAAACAAAGACGAAGAGAAAGAGATAGACGAAGAAATGATTTCgaataaatcaaagaaaaagaaattgacAAAACAAGGTAAAAAAGAAATAgttaaatcaaagaaaaaagaaggagatgaaaaaataaattcaaagaaaaagaaagaaaatacgGAAACCCAAAATGAGAGAGAAAATGCCTCTAATggtgaaataaaagaaaataactcGGAAACTTTAGATTCATTCTTTTTAATGTCAAACGAAGATAAAGAAATGGTTTCGAATAAATCGAAGAAAGAGAAATTGGTAAAGAAAGGAAAAATAGAAATCgttaaatcaaagaaaaaagaaagagatgaaaaaataaattcaaaacaattaaagaaGAAGAAAGAAAATACGGAAATCCAAAATGAGAGAGAAAATGTCTCTAGTGATGAAGTAAAAGAAAATGGAGAATCAGAAATAGAAGAAAGTTTTAATACATCATTTAATGGACAACATGAGAGAGATGATAAAACAATTTCgaataaatcaaagaaaaagaaagaaaaggaGAAAAAACAAAGGGACAAAGAGGATGTTTTTaaagatgaaattaaaattaataaaaaacctaaagaaaataaacaaattatggaaaaaactgTTGATCCATTCTTTTTAATGTCAAACGGTCAAGATGAATATTTAAGTATCGTTCAAACGACACCAGACGATAGTACTGTCAAACAACAGAATCGTACGTACACGGATAATTTAAATCGTAAGCAACGAAGACAATTACAAAAGAATGGTGGAAAAGTTACGAAGAGACAATTTTACGATAAGATTTCAACAAATCGATCTAGTTTTATGAATATTGATACgacgaataataaattttctaaagagAGTAGTAATAAACCAGTAAATGTACAAAAACATTCAATAATAGATgaagtacaaaatttacatCCATCATGGCAAGCGAAACTTGTACAGAAACCATCAGTTGTTCAATTTCAgggtaaaaaaattgtatttgatgag
- the LOC123298904 gene encoding betaine aldehyde dehydrogenase-like: MVYGKNLCVEAELIKEIFNNMSYGNKISIENAKKYLSDQTHKFHNFGTKNVEYEKINTILYEESMFVQKFNEADAENVLARLKERKNIDIDQIQRSRLLKKLSAEIKNNSNIIAELALITQGVSTNVTKTVDIPIVCDYLEYYGSISYLTTYNHFQWSPYDNVLIIVPDHNTISSLAMTFAPAFAAGCRIVILVESQLTPIGYLFGDICKKSGIPDEYLEILCCSDRYGTGQIHLQKDQFFQKVMYVGDAEGGKTLKYSLGGFPQNLSLLIKSKSSMIIHNDSDIYSACDALIEGAWSHYGLLPWNLHNVYVQESIYENFLKVLKAKMNSINIDIFSNNIGLCNKYCSVENLQQLIKKSKQFGIDYYQSAATDGENSKFLPTLFYGAQIIDEDDFTPVVTILPYRNITEAVALANNTKYGLAASIWSETESIIKEIYHQLQASLIWVNSYGTINPQASLCPYKESGLGYFGGVEGLLNYMHLDGNTLKPYNVYESPGHVDNAKNEAVCAKVAVSKKSFLVWSKYSALERCKLLQKLADEIEKNGKLPQEVKNWWIHILYEYSTKGLLDETITFINKTSLTTIKESLGVIVIDANRDMDLIAQLVIFAIANGNAVILIVKTVDYLTEITKLFSACGFPSNLLTIITTENYLKPLIEHEDVQSYWYETSTDDKQRFNRARHVDWRTTYNLKNSFIYETDHKFDDIALNMISSKKKTILSNVGNSIHL, encoded by the exons ATGGTTTATGGTAAAAATCTTTGCGTTGAAGCTGAacttattaaagaaatatttaataacatgtCGTAcggaaataaaattagtatagaAAATGCAAAG aaatatttatctGATCAAAcgcataaatttcataattttggtACTAAAAATGtggaatatgaaaaaattaatacaattttatatgagGAAAGTATGTTTGTACAGAAATTCAACGAAGCAGATGCTGAAAATGTTTTAGCTAGATTAAAAGAAcggaaaaatattgatattgatcAAATTCAAAGATCTAGATtattgaaaaa ATTATCCgcggaaataaaaaataattccaatataATTGCTGAATTAGCTTTAATAACTCAAGGTGTTTCAACTAATGTAACTAAAACAGTTGACATACCCATTGTTTGCGATTATTTGGAATATTATGGTTCGATTAGTTATTTAACAACTTATAATCATTTTCAATGGTCTCCATATG atAATGTACTAATAATTGTACCAGACCATAATACGATTTCTTCATTAGCTATGACATTTGCACCAGCTTTTGCTGCAGGATGTCGAATTGTTATACTGGTTGAATCCCAATTAACACCGATTGGGTATTTATTCGgagatatttgtaaaaaatctgg AATTCCAGATGAATATCTAGAAATTCTATGTTGCTCTGATCGATATGGAACTGGTCAAATTCATTTACAGAAAGATCAATTTTTTCAGAAAGTTATGTATGTTGGAGATGCTGAGGGTGGGAAAACATTGAAATATTCTTTAGGTGGATTTccacaaaatttaagtttat TGATAAAAAGTAAATCTTCGATGATAATTCATAACGATTCAGACATTTATTCCGCATGTGACGCTCTAATTGAAGGAGCTTGGAGTCATTATGGCTTG ctaCCATGGAATTTACATAACGTTTACGTTCAAGAAAGTAtctacgaaaattttctaaaagtatTAAAAGCAAAAATGAATTCGATAAATATCGATATATTTTCGAATAACATTGGTTtgtgtaataaatattgttcaGTAGAAAATTTGcagcaattaataaaaaaatcgaaacaatttGGTATCGATTATTATCAATCGGCAGCTACAGAtggtgaaaattcaaaatttttaccaacTTTATTTTATGGTGCACAAATAATCGATGAAGATGATTTTACACCAGTTGTTACAATTTTACCCTATCGAAATATAACGGAGGCGGTTGCTTTGGCGAATAATACCAAATATGGTTTGGCTGCATCAATTTGGAGTGAAACTGAATCGATAATTAAGGAAATTTATCATCAATTACag GCCAGTTTAATATGGGTTAACAGCTATGGAACTATAAACCCACAAGCAAGTTTATGTCCTTACAAAGAAAGTGGTCTTGGATATTTTGGTGGTGTAGAAG gACTCTTAAATTATATGCACTTAGACGGCAATACACTTAAACCGTATAACGTGTATGAAAGTCCCGGACATGTGGATAACGCCAAAAATGAGGCAGTTTGTGCAAAAGTAGCCGTATCTAAAAAATCTTTTCTAGTTTGGTCAAAATATTCAGCTTTGGAACGATGTAAGCTTTTACAAAAACTTGCTGATGAAATTGAAAAGAATGGAAAATTACCACA aGAAGTAAAAAATTGGTGGATTCATATTCTTTACGAATATTCAACAAAAGGTTTACTAGACGAGACAATTACTTTCATAAATAAGACATCTTTGACCACAATTAAAGAATCACTTGGTGTAATTGTGATCGATGCCAATCGTGATATGGATTTAATTGCACAATTAGTTATATTTGCAATAGCAAATGGTAACGCTGTTATATTAATCGTAAAAACGGTTGATTATTTAACCGAGATAACAAAACTATTTAGCGCGTGCGGCTTTCCTTCAAATCTGTTAACAATTATTACAACTGAGAATTATCTGAAACCGTTAATTGAACATGAAGATGTTCAATCGTATTGGTATGAAACTAGTACAGATGATAAACAACGATTTAATCGAGCCCGTCATGTCGATTGGCGAacaacatataatttaaaaaattcatttatttacgaGACCGATCATAAGTTTGATGATATTGCGTTAAATATGATTTCATcgaagaaaaaaactattttaagtaaTGTTGGTAATTCGATTCATTTGTAG
- the LOC123299293 gene encoding mediator of RNA polymerase II transcription subunit 25-like: MVLNTDHIIQADIVFLIESTGINGAYFQDIKSNYLIPALEFFSQGAIDDRDYGSETTNSAYGIVLYKAADCLPSPCCDTYGPYTNASRVLNTVDKIELVGGKGESHANIAEGLATALLCLEELGQKREPNSPSQRYCILVCNSPPYSMPVMETHPFNGKTADQLCSILQERGIHLSIISPRKIPILFKLYEKAGGDLTSYQTKNYAKDPRHLVLLKGFSLKEHEISPPTGSMANNQNNHITSNIPPSSMASPMSTSDTPLTNVGQPQTVQSNPMGQNVNPNGIFRPNQNPTGIQMPNQPPPHSLQMGAMPGPGPGRPMMALPGCPPQFPNQPGQMPGPPGYHQTPTGVMGARPPPRWSLMPPQGPPRPTGPYQQGPQGGQSALIAQLKQPPNVIGGQANQFGNRLEANALRSTLNNNQYVGGCGVQPSMNQPPNPQPMQQPPQQSQQQPVNSPATSVASGVPGAPGAPSVNPVQNPNQQPQNPGQQVGTVRERHTIWKGVLEWIEKAKPNDQEKIKRHVPCQVSANSKDGQPELTATAWPQKLIMQLMPKQLIGNIGGTYLKNSKSVLFHPDNCEALDSLTKVMSSGFAGCVHFTSSGPTACDIKVLILLYTAEKRAYLGFIPNDQGAFVDRLRKVIQQQKSNQMLRQGQVGTSGNPMNPNGPNPAMNQQQGTNPGLSGPAGSPSTGGVVPNQPNMMVQQNVNLNQGNAPGAQPQQGQQSNMMNVVQGNNNAGPRISMPGMPPGTNSQIQTNAGAGAAGIRPGQPPGQPGQPGGSGIPQLGGPQQQQQQQTAAQQAAQRAQFDHLARQQNLEKIMQLKQTLEQAQQQEAQYKSQLEIMNHMKTQQLQEALQVAQQQENQYKQQMEQEQQKQLRVQLQQMQQQQQQQQQQQQRGQMPPQMQQNVGAGVGGLAPGQRMMRPGPGQVISNNPGLRHLLQQQPQYRPQPMGIQQMGQGAGPRGPQMPQQNKPNQYDDVSNFDYYVNT, from the exons atggtTCTAAATACGGACCATATCATTCAAGCTGATATTGTATTCCTAATTGAAAGTACAGGTATTAATGGGGcatattttcaagatattaaGTCAAATTACTTAATACCAGCTTTGGa attttttagTCAAGGAGCGATTGATGACCGTGATTATGGATCAGAAACAACTAATTCTGCGTACGGGATTGTATTATATAAAGCAGCCGATTGTTTACCGAGCCCATGTTGTGATACTTATGGCCCATATACAAATGCCTCACGTGTTTTGAACACAGTGGATAAAATTGA attAGTTGGTGGTAAAGGGGAATCTCATGCAAATATTGCGGAAGGATTAGCCACAGCTTTATTATGTTTGGAAGAGTTAGGGCAAAAACGAGAACCAAATTCTCCATCACAAAGGTATTGCATTTTAGTTTGTAATTCGCCACCGTACTCAATGCCTGTGATGGAAACTCATCCCTTTAATGGAAAAACTGCTGATCAATTGTGTTCAATATTACAAGAG agaGGCATTCATCTGTCGATAATATCACCTAGAAAAATTCCTATATTGTTTAAATTGTACGAGAAAGCTGGAGGAGATTTAACTtcatatcaaacaaaaaattatgcgAAAGATCCACGACATTTGGTACTTTTAAAAGGTTTCag tttgaaagaACATGAAATTAGTCCACCAACTGGGTCAATGGCAAATAACCAGAACAACCATATTACCTCAAACATTCCACCATCTTCAATGGCAAGTCCAATGTCAACTAGTGATACACCGTTAACAAATGTAGGACAACCACAAACAGTACAATCAAATCCTATGGGACAGAATGTAAATCCAAATGGTATTTTTCGACCAAATCAAAATCCAACAG GAATTCAAATGCCAAATCAACCACCACCACACTCCTTACAAATGGGAGCAATGCCTGGTCCAGGTCCAGGCCGTCCAATGATGGCACTACCTGGATGCCCCCCACAATTTCCAAATCAACCAGGTCAGATGCCTGGACCACCAGGATACCATCAAACACCAACAGGTGTTATGGGTGCACGCCCACCGCCACGTTGGTCATTAATGCCACCTCAAGGGCCACCACGACCCACGGGACCATATCAACAAGGGCCACAGGGTGGCCAAAGTGCTTTAATTGCACAGTTAAAACAACCACCAAATGTGATTGGTGGTCAAGCGAATCAATTCGGTAATCGACTTGAAGCTAATGCACTTCGTTCGAcactaaataataatcaatatgtCGGTGGATGTGGTGTTCAACCTTCAATGAATCAACCCCCAAATCCACAACCTATGCAACAGCCTCCACAACAATCACAACAACAGCCAGTCAATTCTCCGGCTACATCGGTAGCAAGCGGTGTACCTGGGGCGCCTGGAGCGCCCTCTGTAAATCCTGTACAAAATCCCAATCAACAACCGCAAAATCCTGGTCAACAAGTTGGTACCGTACGTGAACGTCATACAATTTGGAAAGGTGTACTGGAATGGATTGAAAAGGCGAAACCAAATGATCAAGAGAAAATTAAACGACATGTTCCATGTCAAGTGTCCGCAAATTCCAAAGATGGGCAACCTGAATT aactgCAACAGCATGGCCTCAAAAACTTATAATGCAATTAATGCCAAAACAATTGATTGGTAATATTGGTGgcacctatttaaaaaattccaaatctgTCCTATTCCATCCGGATAATTGTGAAGCCTTGGATTCACTAACAAAAGTTATGAGTTCTGGATTT GCAGGTTGTGTACATTTTACAAGTTCTGGTCCAACAGCATGCGATATTAAAGTGCTGATATTGTTGTATACGGCAGAAAAACGTGCTTATTTAGGATTTATACCAAACGATCAAGGTGCATTTGTGGATCGATTGCGAAAAGTTATTCAACAACAGAAATCTAATCAAATGTTACGACAAGGACAG gTTGGTACCAGTGGAAATCCAATGAATCCAAACGGTCCAAATCCAGCAATGAATCAACAACAAGGCACAAATCCAGGTTTAAGTGGTCCAGCCGGTAGTCCATCCACTGGTGGCGTAGTGCCAAATCAACCAAACATGATGGTACAACAAAATGTGAATTTAAATCAGGGTAATGCACCTGGTGCCCAACCCCAACAAGGACAACAATCGAACATGATGAATGTTGTACAAGGCAATAATAATGCTGGGCCCCGTATTAGTATGCCCGGTATGCCACCCGGTACGAATTCTCAAATACAAACAAATGCCGGTGCGGGAGCAGCTGGTATACGACCTGGGCAACCGCCCGGTCAACCTGGACAACCTGGTGGTAGTGGCATACCGCAATTAGGTGGTCCGCAACAGCAGCAGCAACAACAAACTGCGGCGCAGCAAGCGGCGCAGCGTGCTCAATTCGATCATTTGGCTAGACAACAAAATTTGGAGAAAATAATGCAGTTGAAGCAAACTTTGGAGCAAGCTCAACAGCAAGAGGCACAATATAAGAGTCAATTGGAGATAATGAATCATATGAAAACGCAACAATTGCAAGAGGCTTTACAAGTTGCACAACAGCAAGAAAACCAATATAAACAACAGATGGAG caAGAGCAACAGAAACAATTAAGAGTTCAATTACAACAAATGCAGCAACAACAGCAGcagcaacagcaacaacaacaaaggGGACAAATGCCACCACAAATGCAACAGAATGTAGGTGCTGGTGTAGGTGGTTTAGCACCAGGTCAACGTATGATGCGACCTGGACCTGGTCAAGTTATATCAAATAATCCTGGCTTAAGACATCTTTTACAACAA cAACCACAATATAGGCCACAACCAATGGGTATACAACAGATGGGCCAAGGAGCTGGACCAAGAGGGCCACAAATGCCAcaacaaaataaaccaaatcaGTATGATGATGTATCTAATTTTGATTACTATGTGAATACTTAA
- the LOC123299353 gene encoding V-type proton ATPase subunit e 2-like encodes MGAAFFPCLIFTAFWGFVGVVLPILVPKGPNREIIRVVLMLTAATCWGFWVCCYMAQMNPLIGPKMTNNTILMVMREWGDAVPT; translated from the exons atggGAGCAGCATTTTTTCCATGCCTTATATTTACAGCCTTCTGGggttttgttggtgttgtattACCAATTCTTGTACCAAAAGGACCTAATCGAGA AATAATTCGTGTTGTATTAATGTTAACGGCGGCTACGTGCTGGGGATT CTGGGTGTGTTGTTATATGGCACAAATGAATCCCTTAATTGGACCCAAAATGACAAATAATACTATATTGATGGTTATGAGAGAATGG GGTGATGCAGTTCCAACATAA
- the LOC123299291 gene encoding insulin-degrading enzyme, with translation MPTLYKSILKLGIETVGKNFYCTKISTNSIKMAGSKVLKRMDVIKSPEDLREYRGLELVNKLKVLIVSDPTTDKSAAALDVNIGFMSDPDKLPGLAHFCEHMLFLGTEKYPIENEYTKFLSQHGGSSNACTYADHTKYFFDVVPEKLEPALDRFAQFFIAPLFTEDVTDRELNAVNSEHEKNIPNDTWRLDQLDKHTGDPKHPYSKFGTGNKDTLDTIPKEQGINVRDELLKFHDKWYSSNIMALCVLGKEPLDEIEDMVVRLFSDIKNKDVTSPRWDDHPFTDDYLKLFAKIVPIKDVRNLNITFPIPDLHEYYKSGPGNYISHLIGHEGPGSLLSALKARGWSSNLFGGFLRPSPRGFGFFGVSMDLTEEGMDHINDIIVTVFQYINLLKSDEPQKWIFEEQKNIMAMHFHFKDKEVPISFVANHVHNLQEYPMNEVLSGGYLLEEWRPELITQVLEYLKPEKSRVAIVAQKYANRPENEREPWYGTEYSLSKISDETIQNWNSAGFCSELHLPPVNEFIPTDFSLRPKDDDITQHPAIIYDSSLIRLWFKQDDEYKLPKATVRYDFVSPLAYLDPLNYDLTHLFVVLFRDSLNEYAYAAEIAGLKWDLANTKYGMVLAVNGYSSKLHILLERVIGKLVNFEIDPKRFDIMKENYTRELKNFTTAQPYQHAVYYLAMLLTESAWNKEELLAALDQVTVERLKEFIPSLLSKLHIEGLIHGNFNKADALQLGTKVEEQINQSFAITPLLPRQLVLNREIDLDDGCNYLYEIENNIHRSSCTSLYYQCGMQKTESNMLLELFLQIISEPCYDILRTKEQLGYMVFSGLRRSNGVQGLRIIVQSDRHPNFVDSRIEEFLKSMLDYITNMPDEEFKLHKDALAAQRLEKPKRLSGLSARFWNEISNQQYNFDRAQIEVAYLLTITKLDIINFFENFFLENAKQRNKLAVHVLSTAEGGAGKIDNNVDANVIEQEARNKITDPNVFKSTQSMFPLVQPYIEIVRKGSRSKL, from the exons atgccAACGttgtataaaagtatattaaaactTG gTATTGAAACAGTTGGAAAGAATTtctattgtacaaaaatatctACGAACAGTATTAAAATGGCTGGCAGCAAAGTATTAAAACGGATGGATGTTATCAAATCACCAGAAGATTTACGAGAGTATCGTGGTTTAGAACTTGTAAATAAACTTAAAGTTTTAATTGTTAGTGATCCAACGACTGATAAATCAGCGGCTGCTTTAGATGTTAATATTG gTTTTATGAGTGATCCTGATAAATTACCTGGTCTTGCACATTTTTGTGAACATATGTTATTCTTGGGTACGGAAAAATACCcaattgaaaatgaatatacaaaatttttaagtcaacACGGTGGTTCCAGTAATGCTTGCACATATGCTGATCATACCAAATATTTCTTTGATGTTGTACCAGAAAAATTGGAACCTGCATTAGATCG ATTTGCTCAATTTTTTATAGCACCTTTATTTACTGAAGATGTAACCGATAGAGAATTAAATGCAGTTAATTCTGAGCATGAGAAAAATATTCCAAACGATACATGGCGCTTAGATCAATTAGATAAGCATACAGGCGATCCAAAACATCCGTATAGTAAATTTGGAACTG GTAATAAAGATACTTTGGATACCATACCCAAAGAACAAGGTATTAATGTTCGTGATGAACTTTTGAAATTCCATGATAAATGGTACTCATCAAATATTATGGCTTTGTGTGTGCTTGGAAAAG AGCCTTTGGATGAAATTGAAGATATGGTTGTACGATTATTttctgatattaaaaataaagatgtgACTTCTCCAAGATGGGATGATCATCCATTTACTGATgattatctaaaattatttgcaaaaatagtGCCTATCAAAGATGTtcgtaatttaaatattacatttccAATACCGGATTTACATGAATACTATAAATCTGGG ccAGGAAATTATATCAGTCATTTAATTGGACATGAAGGACCTGGTAGTTTATTATCTGCTTTAAAGGCTCGTGGTTGGTCTAGTAATCTATTTGGTGGATTTTTACGTCCATCACCTAGaggttttggattttttggtgTATCAATGGATCTTACTGAAGAAGGAATGGATCATATTAACGATATTATCGTTACTGTATTCCAG taCATCAATCTGTTGAAAAGTGATGAACCACAAAAATGGATATTtgaagaacaaaaaaatattatggctatgcattttcattttaaagataaaGAGGTTCCAATTAGTTTCGTGGCGAATCATGTCCATAATTTACAGGAATATCCTATGAATGAAGTATTATCCGGCGGCTATTTATTAGAAGAATGGAGACCAGAACTTATTACTCAAGTGCTGGAATATCTTAAACCAGAAAAGTCCAG GGTCGCAATTGTAGCACAAAAGTATGCAAACCGTCCAGAAAATGAACGTGAACCATGGTATGGAACTGAATATAGCTTAAGCAAAATTTCCGATGAGACAATACAA aattGGAATTCAGCTGGATTTTGTTCAGAATTGCATTTACCACCTGTCAATGAATTTATACCAACAGATTTTTCATTAAGACCTAAGGATGACGAT aTAACTCAACATCCGGCAATAATTTATGATTCGTCTTTAATTCGATTATGGTTTAAACAAGATGATGAATATAAATTACCAAAAGCAACTGTTCGATATGATTTTGTtag tcCTCTAGCTTACCTGGACccattaaattatgatttaactCATCTTTTTGTCGTACTATTTCGTGATTCTTTAAATGAATACGCATATGCAGCTGAAATTGCTGGCTTAAAATGGGACTTAGCGAACACAAAATATGGTATGGTG ttagcTGTCAATGGATATAGTTCCAAACTACACATACTATTGGAACGGGTTATAggaaaattagttaattttgaaattgatcCAAAACGATTCGACATAATGAAGGAAAAT tacactagagaattgaaaaatttcacaaCTGCTCAACCTTATCAACATGCTGTCTACTATTTAGCTATGTTATTAACGGAAAGTGCATGGAATAAGGAAGAATTATTAGCGGCATTAGATC aaGTAACTGTTGAACGCTTAAAGGAATTTATACCAAGTTTGTTATCCAAATTACATATTGAAGGATTAATTCATGGCAACTTTAATAAGGCA GACGCGTTACAATTAGGAACAAAAGTTGAAGAACAAATAAATCAATCATTTGCTATTACTCCATTATTACCACGTCAATTGGTATTGAACAGGGAAATCGATTTAGATGATG gttgtaattatttgtacgaaattgaaaataatattcatcgAAGTTCGTGTACAAGTTTATATTATCAATGTGGAATGCAAAAAACTGAATCAAACATGttgttagaattatttttacaaattatttccgAACCATGTTATGATATTTTACGTACAAAG gaaCAATTGGGTTATATGGTTTTTAGTGGGTTAAGACGTTCAAATGGCGTACAAGGATTACGGATTATTGTTCAGTCCGATCGACATCCTAATTTTGTAGATAGTCGAATtgaggaatttttaaaatcaatgctg gaTTACATAACGAATATGCCGGACGAagaatttaaattacataaagaTGCGTTAGCAGCACAACGATTAGAAAAACCAAAACGATTATCTGGACTATCAGCACGTTTTTGGAACGAAATTTCTAAtcaacaatataattttgatcgTGCTCAAATTGAAGTGgcttatttattaacaataaccaaattggatattattaatttctttgaa aacTTCTTTTTGGAGAATGCAAAACAACGGAATAAATTAGCCGTACATGTTCTATCAACGGCCGAAGGTGGTGCTGGTAAAATAGACAATAACGTGGATGCTAATGTTATCGAACAAGAGGCACGGAATAAAATCACAGATCCAAATGTATTTAAGAGTACACAATCAATGTTCCCGCTAGTACAACCGTATATAGAAATAGTTCGAAAGGGAAGTCGaagtaaattgtaa